The following proteins come from a genomic window of Spea bombifrons isolate aSpeBom1 chromosome 10, aSpeBom1.2.pri, whole genome shotgun sequence:
- the LIN7C gene encoding protein lin-7 homolog C, giving the protein MAAAGEPIRLERDIIRAIELLEKLQRSGEVPPHKLHALQRVLQSDFCNAVREVYEHVYETVDINNSPEVRANATAKATVAAFAASEGHSHPRVVELPKTEEGLGFNIMGGKEQNSPIYISRIIPGGIADRHGGLKRGDQLLSVNGVSVEGEHHEKAVELLKAAQGKVKLVVRYTPRVLEEMESRFEKMRSAKRRQQN; this is encoded by the exons ATATCATAAGAGCCATCGAGCtgctggagaagctgcagcggaGCGGAGAAGTGCCCCCGCATAAACTACACGCGCTGCAGAGAGTTCTTCAGAGCGATTTCTGCAATGCTGTGAGAGAG GTCTACGAACATGTTTATGAAACCGTTGATATCAACAACAGCCCTGAAGTTCGAGCTAATGCTACCGCCAAG GCGACCGTGGCTGCATTTGCTGCAAGCGAAGGACATTCCCACCCCAGGGTCGTCGAACTTCCCAAAACAGAAGAGGGTCTCGGATTCAACATAATGGGAGGAAAAGAACAAAACTCCCCCATCTATATTTCTCGGATCATCCCAGGAGGAATAGCGGATCGACATGGAGGACTCAAGCGGGGGGACCAGTTGCTTTCGGTCAATGGCGTG AGCGTGGAGGGTGAACACCACGAGAAAGCCGTGGAACTTCTAAAGGCAGCGCAAGGAAAGGTGAAGCTGGTGGTCCGGTACACCCCGAGGGTCCTGGAAGAAATGGAATCCCGCTTTGAAAAAATGAGATCGGCCAAACGTAGGCAGCAAAACTAA